One region of Daphnia pulicaria isolate SC F1-1A chromosome 7, SC_F0-13Bv2, whole genome shotgun sequence genomic DNA includes:
- the LOC124349684 gene encoding proton-coupled amino acid transporter 4-like isoform X2, giving the protein MLEMAEKHEEKMATVIPLEVVSEVKTRNQSLDSDIVQTKVNVSTVLDFKPISNFETMIHFLKGNIGTGIFSMPSAFKNSGLWVGTGLLPIFAIICTHCMQMLVKSADVMKKREGDFSVSYAGVAESVCRTGQPKFAKFGNAFATTVNVFICLTNFGACVVYVVFTGTNLFEVVEYYAELGWDVRVYMCFMTIPLIFITWIRNLKLLAPVSVVAGIVQLASITVVFYYIFRDSLRPVSSLPAFGSWSRLPLFFGTAVFAFEGIPLVLPIQKEMGRPWDFKGWTGILNTGMVLITVIYVSMGFYGYLSFGDEIGGSITQNLPQEEVLAQTVKILLVMAIFGNYAMAFYVPISIIWPPLSKHAARYTSNLLAAELMFRTFMVLVTLLLAAAIPKIDLVISLVGAISGTFLALIFPPLLEYLTYAPNISTLTFTKEILILIFGAIGFSTGTYAAILAIVQEFSD; this is encoded by the exons ATGCTAG AGATGGCCGAAAAACACGAGGAAAAGATGGCGACAGTAATCCCACTGGAAGTTGTATCGGAAGTCAAAACTCGAAATCAGAGTCTCGATTCGGATATTGTCCAAACTAAAGTTAACGTATCCACAGTACTAGATTTCAAGCCtatttc GAACTTTGAGACGATGATCCATTTTCTCAAGGGTAATATCGGAACAGGAATCTTTTCTATGCCCTCGGCTTTCAAAAATTCTGGCCTTTGGGTTGGAACCGGATTGCTTCCCATTTTTGCCATTATTTGTACCCACT GCATGCAGATGTTG GTGAAATCGGCAGACgtaatgaagaaaagagaaggcgATTTTTCAGTTTCGTACGCAGGTGTGGCGGAAAGTGTATGCCGCACCGGTCAACCGAAATTCGCAAAATTTGGAAATGCCTTCGC CACAACGGTCAACGTGTTCATCTGCCTCACAAACTTTGGAGCTTGTGTTGTTTACGTGGTCTTTACGGGCACGAACTTGTTTGAG GTGGTTGAATATTATGCCGAATTGGGATGGGATGTACGCGTGTACATGTGTTTTATGACTATTCCACTCATCTTCATCACTTGGATCCGCAATTTAAAACTTCTGGCGCCTGTGTCAGTGGTTGCAGGCATTGTGCAATTAGCTAGTATCACCGTCGTGTTCTATTACATCTTCCGAGACTCTCTACGACCTGTCAGCTCATTACCAGCTTTCGGGAGCTGGTCACGTCTTCCCTTGTTTTTCGGTACAGCCGTCTTCGCGTTCGAAGGTATTCCTTTGGTTTTACCCATTCAAAAGGAAATGGGTCGCCCATGGGATTTCAAAGGTTGGACTGGAATCCTTAACACCGGAATGGTCCTTATTACCGTCATCTACGTCTCTATGGGTTTCTATG GTTATCTGTCATTTGGCGACGAAATCGGAGGAAGCATTACGCAAAATCTACCGCAAGAAGAAGT ATTGGCTCAAACGGTCAAAATCCTGTTGGTCATGGCGATTTTTGGAAACTATGCTAT GGCGTTTTACGTTCCGATCTCGATTATATGGCCTCCTCTGTCAAAACACGCAGCTCGGTACACAAGCAATCTCCTGGCTGCTGAATTGATGTTTCGCACATTTATGGTCCTTGTTACCT TGCTTCTGGCGGCCGCCATCCCCAAAATTGATTTGGTAATTTCGCTTGTGGGAGCTATAAGCGGCACATTTTTG GCGCTTATTTTTCCACCTTTACTAGAGTACCTTACCTATGCACCGAACATCAGCACATTGACCTTCACCAAAGAAATCCTGATCCTCATTTTTGGGGCTATCGGCTTCAGCACCGGAACTTACGCTGCCATTTTAGCCATCGTCCAAGAATTCAGCGATTAA
- the LOC124349684 gene encoding proton-coupled amino acid transporter 4-like isoform X1: MLLLTKMAEKHEEKMATVIPLEVVSEVKTRNQSLDSDIVQTKVNVSTVLDFKPISNFETMIHFLKGNIGTGIFSMPSAFKNSGLWVGTGLLPIFAIICTHCMQMLVKSADVMKKREGDFSVSYAGVAESVCRTGQPKFAKFGNAFATTVNVFICLTNFGACVVYVVFTGTNLFEVVEYYAELGWDVRVYMCFMTIPLIFITWIRNLKLLAPVSVVAGIVQLASITVVFYYIFRDSLRPVSSLPAFGSWSRLPLFFGTAVFAFEGIPLVLPIQKEMGRPWDFKGWTGILNTGMVLITVIYVSMGFYGYLSFGDEIGGSITQNLPQEEVLAQTVKILLVMAIFGNYAMAFYVPISIIWPPLSKHAARYTSNLLAAELMFRTFMVLVTLLLAAAIPKIDLVISLVGAISGTFLALIFPPLLEYLTYAPNISTLTFTKEILILIFGAIGFSTGTYAAILAIVQEFSD; encoded by the exons ATGCTTCTTTTAACCA AGATGGCCGAAAAACACGAGGAAAAGATGGCGACAGTAATCCCACTGGAAGTTGTATCGGAAGTCAAAACTCGAAATCAGAGTCTCGATTCGGATATTGTCCAAACTAAAGTTAACGTATCCACAGTACTAGATTTCAAGCCtatttc GAACTTTGAGACGATGATCCATTTTCTCAAGGGTAATATCGGAACAGGAATCTTTTCTATGCCCTCGGCTTTCAAAAATTCTGGCCTTTGGGTTGGAACCGGATTGCTTCCCATTTTTGCCATTATTTGTACCCACT GCATGCAGATGTTG GTGAAATCGGCAGACgtaatgaagaaaagagaaggcgATTTTTCAGTTTCGTACGCAGGTGTGGCGGAAAGTGTATGCCGCACCGGTCAACCGAAATTCGCAAAATTTGGAAATGCCTTCGC CACAACGGTCAACGTGTTCATCTGCCTCACAAACTTTGGAGCTTGTGTTGTTTACGTGGTCTTTACGGGCACGAACTTGTTTGAG GTGGTTGAATATTATGCCGAATTGGGATGGGATGTACGCGTGTACATGTGTTTTATGACTATTCCACTCATCTTCATCACTTGGATCCGCAATTTAAAACTTCTGGCGCCTGTGTCAGTGGTTGCAGGCATTGTGCAATTAGCTAGTATCACCGTCGTGTTCTATTACATCTTCCGAGACTCTCTACGACCTGTCAGCTCATTACCAGCTTTCGGGAGCTGGTCACGTCTTCCCTTGTTTTTCGGTACAGCCGTCTTCGCGTTCGAAGGTATTCCTTTGGTTTTACCCATTCAAAAGGAAATGGGTCGCCCATGGGATTTCAAAGGTTGGACTGGAATCCTTAACACCGGAATGGTCCTTATTACCGTCATCTACGTCTCTATGGGTTTCTATG GTTATCTGTCATTTGGCGACGAAATCGGAGGAAGCATTACGCAAAATCTACCGCAAGAAGAAGT ATTGGCTCAAACGGTCAAAATCCTGTTGGTCATGGCGATTTTTGGAAACTATGCTAT GGCGTTTTACGTTCCGATCTCGATTATATGGCCTCCTCTGTCAAAACACGCAGCTCGGTACACAAGCAATCTCCTGGCTGCTGAATTGATGTTTCGCACATTTATGGTCCTTGTTACCT TGCTTCTGGCGGCCGCCATCCCCAAAATTGATTTGGTAATTTCGCTTGTGGGAGCTATAAGCGGCACATTTTTG GCGCTTATTTTTCCACCTTTACTAGAGTACCTTACCTATGCACCGAACATCAGCACATTGACCTTCACCAAAGAAATCCTGATCCTCATTTTTGGGGCTATCGGCTTCAGCACCGGAACTTACGCTGCCATTTTAGCCATCGTCCAAGAATTCAGCGATTAA
- the LOC124349684 gene encoding proton-coupled amino acid transporter 4-like isoform X3, whose product MAEKHEEKMATVIPLEVVSEVKTRNQSLDSDIVQTKVNVSTVLDFKPISNFETMIHFLKGNIGTGIFSMPSAFKNSGLWVGTGLLPIFAIICTHCMQMLVKSADVMKKREGDFSVSYAGVAESVCRTGQPKFAKFGNAFATTVNVFICLTNFGACVVYVVFTGTNLFEVVEYYAELGWDVRVYMCFMTIPLIFITWIRNLKLLAPVSVVAGIVQLASITVVFYYIFRDSLRPVSSLPAFGSWSRLPLFFGTAVFAFEGIPLVLPIQKEMGRPWDFKGWTGILNTGMVLITVIYVSMGFYGYLSFGDEIGGSITQNLPQEEVLAQTVKILLVMAIFGNYAMAFYVPISIIWPPLSKHAARYTSNLLAAELMFRTFMVLVTLLLAAAIPKIDLVISLVGAISGTFLALIFPPLLEYLTYAPNISTLTFTKEILILIFGAIGFSTGTYAAILAIVQEFSD is encoded by the exons ATGGCCGAAAAACACGAGGAAAAGATGGCGACAGTAATCCCACTGGAAGTTGTATCGGAAGTCAAAACTCGAAATCAGAGTCTCGATTCGGATATTGTCCAAACTAAAGTTAACGTATCCACAGTACTAGATTTCAAGCCtatttc GAACTTTGAGACGATGATCCATTTTCTCAAGGGTAATATCGGAACAGGAATCTTTTCTATGCCCTCGGCTTTCAAAAATTCTGGCCTTTGGGTTGGAACCGGATTGCTTCCCATTTTTGCCATTATTTGTACCCACT GCATGCAGATGTTG GTGAAATCGGCAGACgtaatgaagaaaagagaaggcgATTTTTCAGTTTCGTACGCAGGTGTGGCGGAAAGTGTATGCCGCACCGGTCAACCGAAATTCGCAAAATTTGGAAATGCCTTCGC CACAACGGTCAACGTGTTCATCTGCCTCACAAACTTTGGAGCTTGTGTTGTTTACGTGGTCTTTACGGGCACGAACTTGTTTGAG GTGGTTGAATATTATGCCGAATTGGGATGGGATGTACGCGTGTACATGTGTTTTATGACTATTCCACTCATCTTCATCACTTGGATCCGCAATTTAAAACTTCTGGCGCCTGTGTCAGTGGTTGCAGGCATTGTGCAATTAGCTAGTATCACCGTCGTGTTCTATTACATCTTCCGAGACTCTCTACGACCTGTCAGCTCATTACCAGCTTTCGGGAGCTGGTCACGTCTTCCCTTGTTTTTCGGTACAGCCGTCTTCGCGTTCGAAGGTATTCCTTTGGTTTTACCCATTCAAAAGGAAATGGGTCGCCCATGGGATTTCAAAGGTTGGACTGGAATCCTTAACACCGGAATGGTCCTTATTACCGTCATCTACGTCTCTATGGGTTTCTATG GTTATCTGTCATTTGGCGACGAAATCGGAGGAAGCATTACGCAAAATCTACCGCAAGAAGAAGT ATTGGCTCAAACGGTCAAAATCCTGTTGGTCATGGCGATTTTTGGAAACTATGCTAT GGCGTTTTACGTTCCGATCTCGATTATATGGCCTCCTCTGTCAAAACACGCAGCTCGGTACACAAGCAATCTCCTGGCTGCTGAATTGATGTTTCGCACATTTATGGTCCTTGTTACCT TGCTTCTGGCGGCCGCCATCCCCAAAATTGATTTGGTAATTTCGCTTGTGGGAGCTATAAGCGGCACATTTTTG GCGCTTATTTTTCCACCTTTACTAGAGTACCTTACCTATGCACCGAACATCAGCACATTGACCTTCACCAAAGAAATCCTGATCCTCATTTTTGGGGCTATCGGCTTCAGCACCGGAACTTACGCTGCCATTTTAGCCATCGTCCAAGAATTCAGCGATTAA
- the LOC124348515 gene encoding speckle-type POZ protein-like has product MEQLKMGEVASFLKPTPILHEDSNFDGRLCRSMSQLVYVPSEWVIQHFLFHEANNKTLESKEFSSKEYPRLKWKLKLHLDQADTTSYNVSCCPNLNPRDWGENFLLKHSIVNKKGEKVHLRENKVPKSSNETFWCYPLIDKKELRSKSNELLLNGSLTIFCEIQLVIPKKCTSHQKEIFHSKRNLEEIFQSMKFSDVTIDVRGQMFRAHKDIMISKSKVFAARFDHPTEKMLDYLEVTDIEPDVFLEILRFIYSGQVPFTQIGKKKTIVLLIAADKYRLESLKYQCETQLVGVMSIENCAYLLSLADCHGAFNLKQNALELFRRFPTQVMKTDAWKNLHPIF; this is encoded by the coding sequence ATGGAGCAGTTGAAAATGGGTGAAGTTGCTAGCTTCCTTAAACCGACACCGATACTCCACGAAGACTCCAACTTTGATGGTAGACTGTGTCGTTCGATGAGCCAGCTTGTCTACGTGCCTTCCGAGTGGGTGattcaacattttctgtttCACGAAGCCAACAATAAAACACTTGAATCTAAAGAATTTTCGTCAAAGGAGTACCCGCGTTTGAAATGGAAACTCAAACTTCACCTTGATCAAGCAGATACAACCAGCTACAATGTTTCGTGTTGCCCCAATCTAAATCCAAGAGATTGGGGGGAAAACTTTCTACTGAAACATTCAATTGTTAACAAGAAGGGCGAGAAAGTCCACCTGCGCGAAAACAAAGTTCCCAAATCTTCAAATGAGACTTTCTGGTGTTATCCGCTCATCGACAAAAAGGAACTTAGGAGTAAATCGAATGAATTGCTTCTGAACGGCAGTCTTACCATCTTCTGCGAAATTCAATTGGTAATACCCAAGAAATGCACATCGcatcaaaaagaaatatttcattctaAAAGAAACTTGGAAGAGATTTTTCAAAGTATGAAGTTTAGTGACGTCACTATAGACGTTCGAGGTCAAATGTTTCGAGCACATAAAGACATTATGATCTCTAAAAGCAAAGTATTCGCAGCTAGGTTCGACCATCCAACTGAGAAGATGTTGGATTACCTAGAAGTCACCGATATAGAGCCGGATGTATTTCTGGAAATACTGCGCTTCATTTACAGTGGCCAGGTGCCTTTCACACAgatagggaagaagaaaacaattgtaCTTTTGATCGCCGCGGACAAATATCGACTTGAAAGCCTCAAATACCAATGTGAGACGCAGTTGGTGGGAGTAATGTCCATTGAAAATTGTGCCTATCTTCTGTCACTTGCTGATTGCCACGGAGCGTTTAATTTAAAGCAAAACGCGCTGGAATTATTCCGCCGCTTCCCAACACAAGTGATGAAGACGGATGCCTGGAAAAATCTTCACCCGATATTTTAG